Within Anguilla anguilla isolate fAngAng1 chromosome 11, fAngAng1.pri, whole genome shotgun sequence, the genomic segment TagtttttttatacatataaatatatacaaaaagaaaaagacgaacagacaaaaaaaaaaaaaacacacttggttaatttttttacataatccAAATTTTTTGTGACCAGTTCACAAGACCCGTCATCATTCCAgattaattcaattatttttaaaaatgcttttaatatACTAGAAAGCCTACAGAACTGCCTTTCCAATACAATTTGCCATTAATAATCATTTGACCACAATttgttgatatttattttattgttaaatcaGTCTCCCAAAAGGTATTTTGGATATTATTCTGGATCTTCTCTCTTTGTCCCATTTCCAGAACTTGGGTTGCCTTCCCTAGACTGCAATGACAGTCATGTGTTCTACGAGCAATTCTCtgaattttaaattttacatgtGGTTGGGCATCCACATCTTGTGTTCcatgcatgaatgcatatttgaaaaaCACCTCAATCATTATGATCCTAATCACTGAATAAACTTCAAGTCTTACTGGTTGTTAAACCAACCAGCACACCAGTGCTCTACTACAATTGatctattcaaataaatattcttgTCCATTTTAATGTGATATCACAAAACCATTTGGACTTCCACAGCATTACAAAAATTTGGCCCCTGAAACAAATATTGCATAAAGCAAACAACACTCTCAGCAGGTCCAAACCAGACTGGTGAAACAGATGGGCACTATACGTAACGGATGTgatctttaaaagaaaaagtgcaaTACCATAAACCAGGGGTCTCAAAAGTGcagggctgcaggtttgagtccagtcctggaggaccgcagtgtctgcaggtttgagtccagtcctggaggaccgcagtgtctgcaggtctaACTCTAGTCCTAgaaggccacagtgtctgcaggtctaACTCTAGTCCTAgaaggccacagtgtctgcaggtctaACTCTAGTCCTAgaaggccacagtgtctgcaggtttgactccagtcctagaaggccacagtgtctgcaggtttctgGTGTATTCCAGCAGCTATGCTACAAACTGAAGTCAATGAGTCTGTAGGGCTGAGATTCCAAGGTCCAAACAGGCTGCTGATTAAcattaggggaaaaaaataaaaataaaaaataaaaaaacctgcatacactcCAACACCCCTGCCCAAAATCAGCTTGGTCCCCGTTTCCCAGACCAACACAGTGGCAAGGCCTATGCCCGACAACTTTAAACAAATACTAAACTTCTTTTCAAGTTGGGCACAATGACACTTTCTCCCAGGAATGAAATCACAGAGGAGTAACAGCATTCAACTTAATTCTTTCatccatttgtttttaaaagcaacCATTTAACTCTGGTTAGCCCTATGGCTACTGTAATAGTATCGTTTCGGCCTAACTACTCCAGTCTCATAGCAGTCGCAGttgcatttgaaatgataaGGTTTAAAACTGGCGTTTTGCCTAAAAGGTCGAGCAGTCCTATCATCCTTTCAAAGGAGGCAGTAGTATTTTCAGTGTGAATCACTCCTCACCTCCAcaatgttgatttaaaaaaaattattaatattaatattaataataataaaccggAGGGTGAGAACAGGGTTCAATTCCAAACCTCGCTCCCTTTAGCTGCAGGGCCGGGGTCAGTGTGGACGGGGCCCACTCTGAGCCCAGAGGGGCGGGAGCCAGAGACCGGTTTGGAATGTAAGCAGGGCCCAGCGCCTCCTGTTCAGCGAGGCCAGCGACTGCCCTCCCTCACTGAGGGGAAAACTTCAGAGGAGCTTTTTCGGCAGATGGAAACCATCGTCTCCGCGCACCTCCACAACCACGTTTGACAAGTGCAACTGTGAGATAACCCGGTGAAGTGTGTAGAAGGCGGGGGGGTGTACATTTAGTGTAAAACTACCACGCTGGGACGCTCGGAGAGGAGCACCGAGGCATTTTGAAGATTAACGCCTTGCGCCCCCGGGTCACctcacacccccgcccccgggtCACCGCACCCCGTTATTTTGGGCAGGACGCACGCGGGCGATCTGTAGCTGCCGCGGTCCTGGTTCTTTCCTCCTCCCGCCGGTCCCGTTCGGgctcgggggcggagcctgaggtAAACTACGCGGAGTAGAGGTTGAAGGGGCTGGAGCCCAGGACGAACTCCCCCACGCCCACCAGGTACATGACCTGGGCGATGCCGAAGAGGGGGGCGATGACCAGCGCCCTGCAGCCGGCGCCCTTCAGGAACGCAGACGGGCCCTCCTTCCGCATGATcttactgcagagagagagggtgctgCTCAGTGCCTGCAATGCACTgcactacatttacattacactacattacactgcactacatttacattacactacatttacattacattacactgcactacatttacattacactgcactacactacattcacattacattacactgcactacatttacattacactgcactacatttacactgcactacactacatttacattacactacattacactgcactacatttacattacactacactacatttacattacactgcactacactacattcacattacactacatttacattacactgcattatactgcactacatttacattacactgcactacactacattcacattacactacatttacattacactgcattacactgcactacatttacattacactacactacatttacattacactgcactacactacattcacattacactacatttacattacactgcattatactgcactacatttacattacactgcactacattcacattacatcacacagTTACGCAATACATTACATCACTTTACATTAGTTACGCACTACATTATTTTACTATACATTACACAATAAATTAGACGTAAtattactctacattacacatattacatattaccCAATACATTGCACATTACTTCACACACtgtgcaagcccagttccctaaccactgaACTACACCGCCTGTGGAACAGGCAGGAGTGGGCTTGCGTGAGCTGGggcgggtggggaggggcagggggcggggcctacctgACACAGTCCACCACTCCGTTGTAGCTCTCCTCGTTCACTCCTTTGCTCAAGGACTGCAGCCTCGTCTTCACAACTGAAGGGGAAATAGACCGAATGTTAGCCACCGCTAAGCGAAAGACACCGACGTATCCATAATGATCAAAATCCCTTAGTCATCGCAGGGCTACTGCTGTTCCCTGCCCCATTCAacaggggagggggctgaggggatctccatggcaacagactCACCGTCGCAGGGGTTTACCGCCACGGCGGCCGTGGACCCCGCCGCACACCCCGAGAGGAAGGACCAGTAGAAGGGGGCGTTCTCCGAGGGGGAGGGCTGGCCCAGCCGGTTCAGGTGGGCGAACAGGGGGAAGTAGACCACCGAGAAGGGGACGTCCCTGAAGAGCAGAGCCAGACCAAACATTACCCAAACGCAACAAGCTCACGGAAGAAATGACCTTCTGGAGTGAAAAATTCTCTTCACTGGgtgaaaatacacatttctttcaaaattgcCACAAAGACGTAACAGTGGAGCAAAGCCAagatttcccaaaaaaaaaaaaaaaggcaatcaaaactaataaacaaaaaacagggaaattctTGAGcactgaagaaataaatcaattagGCTTAAACTGCACAAAGTGAATAAGTAGCCAGTGGAGCAAAAAAGGCCATTCGCACTGCTGTGTGCGCTGACGGCGCGTATAAAACTCCCAGGAGCAGACAGGGTTAAACCCCtctggggggcggggacgggggtggAGCTCACCTCATGAGCGTGGCCCCCAGGCCCCTGTAGAGGCCCTGGATCCCCTGCGTGTGCAGCAGCTCCCCGGCGATCTGCAATGCAGACACCCTCCTGACCACAGGGGCGGCGCCGGCGTTGTAGGAGCGGCTCAGCACCGTGTTGGCCGAGCCCAGCTTGGTGGCCGCCATGACGACCGGCTTCCTCTGCTGGGCCGCTATAAGGGGACGAAGGGTCAGTTTACGCTacatcaaattattttttaaaaactacaaaaatttTACTTCATCGGGTTTGGAAATAAACCCATAAGGACTGGGTGATACTCCAGAAGGaaatatacacattataaaAGCATACGGATAAAATTATACACACAAAAGACTAGAATAATTACTTTTGAATATAATGAATACTAAGAGAGACAAGTGGAGCACATCCTGAAGCCAGAACAGGGTTTCCAGACCCAACCGGCCCGGTGTTCTTACCGAGCCTCCCGGCATCCTGGAGCTGGATCTTCAGCATCTCCATGGGAGTGGTGATGACGACCTGACACATGCCCGCCCCACACCCTGCCAGCATTTCCTTAAACACCGTCAGTCCCTTCCTGCAATGCACAAACAGGCCTGAGGGGGCAGCAGAcgcaccgcaaaaaaaaaaaataattccactaTCGTTGGCAGAGAGCGCGTGCGCTGACGAGCGCCGCCCGCTCGCCCGAGCCCGGTCTCCGCCCGAGCGCCGCCCTTACCCGTCTTTGCTGAGGT encodes:
- the LOC118207824 gene encoding mitochondrial glutamate carrier 1-like, whose protein sequence is MSQQQISLPAKLINGGVAGIVGVTCVFPIDLAKTRLQNQRSGQQVYKSMMDCLIKTVRSEGYFGMYRGAAVNLTLVTPEKAIKLAANDFFRHHLSKDGKGLTVFKEMLAGCGAGMCQVVITTPMEMLKIQLQDAGRLAAQQRKPVVMAATKLGSANTVLSRSYNAGAAPVVRRVSALQIAGELLHTQGIQGLYRGLGATLMRDVPFSVVYFPLFAHLNRLGQPSPSENAPFYWSFLSGCAAGSTAAVAVNPCDVVKTRLQSLSKGVNEESYNGVVDCVSKIMRKEGPSAFLKGAGCRALVIAPLFGIAQVMYLVGVGEFVLGSSPFNLYSA